Below is a genomic region from Oenanthe melanoleuca isolate GR-GAL-2019-014 linkage group LGE22, OMel1.0, whole genome shotgun sequence.
CTCCCAAACTGGGAACCAGTTCAGCCAGttcattttttggggggatcGCAACCCCCCGCCAAGGATTTCCCGGAACCGGGACCGGGCTCGGGGTCCCGAAAAAGtcccaaaaaaaaagattcagaaCTGCTTCATGCCCCTCCCCCATCCCCGCCAAGATCTCCCGCTTCCCACGGAGCTGCCACCTCATCGTTGTCACCTCATCGCTGTCACCTCATCGCTGTCACCATGGAAACCGCggcccccccaaaaaaaaaggggcagagccgggaggtgccagagctgccaAAAAACAGGAGCACCCAtgggtggggggtggggggtggcAGCGGGGACACCGCCAGGGTGGTCCCCAAGgacccctccccccaaaaaaaataaaaaaaaaaaaaaaaaaataaaaaaaaaaaatctggaggTCACCCCCAGAGTGAGGAGGGACCCCCCAGAGCTCcgagacaccccaaaaattgggcactgagctgggggagggggtCCCGTCCTGGAAGGGCCTCGGCAGACAGAGacccccccccaaaaagggGGGCAGGACCCAGTTCCTGACTGGgagggagattttggggtcggggtgggggctgtggggcacagctgggcacagctggaggggtCCCGGCATCCCGGGATGggtgagggaggaaaaaaccccaaaatgggcaccgggacccccaaaGGCCCCGGGATGGGCTCGGGGGGTCCCCGATTCACTGAGCTGGACCCCGgccccatttcccacccccaAAGAGCGGCAGGACACGGCGGCAGAGTTTGGGATCGGTTTATATGGGATTGGTTTGTTTGGGATCGGCTTTATTTGGGGTCGGTTTATTTGGGATTGGTTTATTTGGGATCGGTTTGTTTGGGATCGGCTTTATTTGGGGTCGGTTTATTTGGGATCGGTTGATATGGGATTGGTTTATTTGAGATTCGTTTATTTGGGATTGGTTTATTTGGGATCGGTTTATTTGGGATCGGTTTATTTGGGATCAGCTTTATCTGGGATTGGTTTATTTGGGATCGGTTTATTTGGGattggtttgtttgggattgGTTTATTTGGGGTTGGTTTATTTAGAATCGGTTTATTTGGGATCGGCTTTATTTGGGATTGGTTTGTTTGGGATCGGCTTTATTCGGTGTTGGTTTATTTGGGGTTAGTTTATTTGGGATCAGTTTATCTGGGATCGGCTTTATTTGGGATTGGTTTATTCAGGATCAgtttatttggggtttgtttatttgggatTGGTTTATTTGGGATTGGTTTATTTATAATCAGTTTATTTAGGATCAGTTTATTTGGGATCAGCTTTATTTGAGATTGGTTTATTTGGGATCGGCTTTATTGGGGATTGGTTTCTTTGGGATTGGTTATTCAGGATTGCGTTTTTTGGGTTCGGATGATTTAGAATCGGTTTATTCAGGATCAGTTTATTTGGGATTGGTTTATTTGGGATCTGCTTTATTTGAGATTGGTTTCTTTGGGATCGGTTTATCCAGGATCAGTTTATTCAGGATCAGTTTATTTGAGATCGGTTTCTTTGGGATTGGTTTATTCAGGATCAGTTTATTTGAGATCGGTTTCTTTGGGATGGGTTTATCCAGGATCGCGGTTTTTGGGACGTGCGGAGCGGGAAAAGCCTCGGGACGAGCCGGGATCCGCCCGCAGCGCTCAGGGCTCACCTGGAAAAGAGAACAAACCACAGCGGGGCTGAACCCGGCCCGCTCCCCACCCCACCCGGGACCCCCCggccgcccccagccccctccccacggGCGCCAGGAGGGGCCGGGACCCTTTTTGGGGGGCGCTGACCTAGGGGCCGCAGCCCGAGCCCCGGTGCGCACCCGAGGATGTGATTGCTCAGACGCGTGATCAGCCAGTTCAGCGCGTCCAGGAGGTGGGACAGGGCGCCCTGGTTCTTCTCGGCTGCCTCGGCCTCTGCGGGGGAAAACCGGGGGGCTCCAGCACCCCGAGGGGCTCCCCGCCCCCCTCCCGGCACGTCCCGGGGTCAccgtccctgtcccagccccgcCCGTGCCTCGGGGGGTCGGAGCCTCGCGTTCCCCCCGGCCCGGAGCCGGGACAGCGCGGTGGGGTCACCCTCAatgtccccagggtccccagggctgtggggtcacCCTCAATGGGGTGGGGTCACCCCCAGGGGTGTGGGGTCACCCCCAGAGGGGTGGGGTCACTCCCAGGAATAGTTCCCAGGGATAGGGGATCATTCCCAGGGATGTAGGATCGTTCCCAGGGATCATTCCCAGGGATCATTCCCAAGGATATGGGATCATTCCCAAGGATCATTCCCAAGGATCGTTCCCAGGGATCATTCCCAGGGATGTGGGCTCATTCCCAAGGATATGGGATCCTTCCCAGGGATCGTTCCCAGAGATGTAGGATCGTTCCCAGGGATCGTTCCCAGGGATCATTCCCAATTCTGCGGGATCGCTCCCATCTCACCCGGCAGCgccaacccccccccccccaggagcagggactgaACCCCAGGATCGTCTCTTCCTTCCCTCGGGGGTCGGGGGGGGTTTAGCGGGGGGGGTCCAAACCTTGCAGGATGTTGGCCAGCTCCGCAAGGAGGGTGGGATCCACCTCGACCTGCTCGGGCTCCTCTTCACCCTCCTCGGACTCCTCGGGGCTTGCTTCACCCTCCTCAGACTCCTCGGGGCTTGCTTCAGCCTCCTCGGACTCCTCGGGGCTTGCTTCAGCCTCCTCAGCCTCCTCGGGGCTTGCTTCAGCCTCCTCGGACTCCTCGGGGCTTGCTTCAGCCTCCTCAGACTCCTCTGGGCTTGCTTCAGCCTCCTCGGACTCCTCGGGGCTTGCTTCACCCTCCTCAGACTCCTCGGGGCTTGCTTCAGCCTCCTCGGACTCCTCGGGGCTTGCTTCAGCCTCCTCGGACTCCTCGGGGCTTGCTTCAGCCTCCTCAGACTCCTCTGGGCTTGCTTCAGCCTCCTCGGACTCCTCTTCAGCCTCCTCAGCCTCCTCGGGGCTTGCTTCAGCCTCCTCGGGGCTTGCTTCAGCCTCCTCGGACTCCTCTGGGCTTGCTTCAgcctcctcagcctcctctgGGCTTGCTTCAGCCTCCTCGGGATCTTCGGGGCTTGCTTCAGCCTCCTCGGACTCCTCTGGGCTTGCTTCAGCCTCCTCAGGACTTGCTTCAGCCTCCTCGGACTCCTCGGGGCTCTCTTTGTGGTCCTCGGGCTCCTCAGAACTTGATTCAGAATCCTCCGACTCTGAGGAGCTCGCGTTGGGATCCTCGGGCTCTTCGGGGCTTGCTTCAGCCTCCTCCGATTCCTCTGGGCTTGCTTCAGCCTCCTCTGGGCTTGCTGCAGCCTCCTCGGACTCCTCTTCACCCTCCTCAGACTCTTCGGGACTTGCTTCAGCCTCCTCGGGGCTTCCTTCAGCCTCCTCGGACTCCTCTTCAgcctcctcagcctcctctgGGCTTGCTTCAGCCTCCTCGGACTCCTCTTCAGCCTCCTCAGACTCTTCTTCAGCCTCCTCGGGCTCTTCGGAGCTCACATCAGCCTCCCCCAGGTCCAGCACCGACCCCACCAACCACCCCAGCGGCAGCAGGGGCTCATTCTCGGGGTCCAGCAGCGCGTGGGGCTCATTCTCGGGGTCCAGCAGCGCGTGGGGCTCATTTTCGGGGTCCAGCAGCGCGTGGGGCTCATTCTCGgggtccaggggcagcaggggctcaTTTTCGgggtccaggggcagcaggggctcaTTTTCGGGGTCCAGCAGCGCGTGGGGCTCATTTTCGGGGTCCAGCAGAGCGTGGGGCTCATTTTCGGGGTCCAGCGGCAGCAGGGGCTCATTTTCGGGGTCCAGCAGAGCGTGGGGCTCATTTTCGGGGTCCAGCAGCGCGTGGGGCTCATTTTTGGGGAACGGCAGCTCCGGGGGTTCCTCGTGGGGGTCCAGGATGTTCCCGAGTTTCTCCAGGAGGCCCCTCGAGTTCCGCTGCTCCGCGGGCCCTGCGGGAGGGAGAGCAGCGCTGGGCGGGGGGCGGGAGCCCCAGGACCCCTCCCGGTCTGGGGACACCCCGGTCCCCGTCCCGCACCCCCGAaccctcccagtgccactcccagtgccacccagtgccaccccgTATCCCCCCGGTGTCGCCTTGTGCCACCCCGTGTCCCGCAGGTGTttcccgtgtccccccccgtgtctcccccgtgtcccccggtgtccccccccgtgtccccccccgtgtccccccccgtgtcccccagaTGCCCCCCCATGTCTCCCCGTGTTCCCCCAGTGccatcccggtgtcccccaGTTgctcccccagtgccaccccatgtccccccgtgtcccccatgtccccccgtgtccccccgtgtcccccgtatcccccggtgtcccccccggtgtcccccgtGTCCCGCAGATGccaccccgtgtccccccgtgtctCCCCCGTGTACCCCCGGTGTGCCCCCCGTGTCCCGCAGGTgttccccgtgtcccccccgtgtcccccccgtgtccccccgtgtctcccgtgtcccctcggtgtcccGCGGCTCACGGGCCGTGCCCAGGCTGGCGAGCccggccagcagcagcagcagcagcagcgccgtCCGGAGCTTCATCCTGGCGGCTTTGGGGTCCGGATGGGCCGGGAGAGCCGGGATGGAGAGCCGGGATGGGCCGGGATGAGCCGGGATGGGAGAGCCGGGATGAGCCGGGATGGGAGAGCCGGGATGGGAGAGCCGGGATGGGCCGGGATGAGCCGGGATGGGCCGGGATGGGAGAGCcgggatgagctgggatgagccGGGATGAGCCGGGATGGGCCGGGATGAGCCCGGAGCGCCGGGATGGAAGGTCCGGGATGAGCCGGGATGAGCCGGGATGAGCCGGGATGGGAGAGCCGGGATGAGCCGGGATGAGCCCGGAGCGCCGGGATGGAAGGTCCGGGATGAGCCGGGATGAGCCGGGATGAGCCGGGATGGGCCGGGATGGGCCGGGATGAGCCGGGATGAGCCCGGAGCGCCGGGATGAGCCGGGATGAGCCGGGATGAGCCCGGAGCGCGCTCTGCCCCTTTTGAAGGGACCTGGGCACGTGCGGGATTTTCCAGGTGCGGGCAGGCGCCCGTGCCAGGGCAGGATTAGCCCGGATTa
It encodes:
- the LOC130265829 gene encoding retinitis pigmentosa 1-like 1 protein; translation: MSPTRCWTPRMSPCCRWGEPEEAEEESEEAEEESEEAEASPEEAEEAEEESEEAEGSPEEAEASPEESEEGEEESEEAAASPEEAEASPEESEEAEASPEEPEDPNASSSESEDSESSSEEPEDHKESPEESEEAEASPEEAEASPEESEEAEASPEDPEEAEASPEEAEEAEASPEESEEAEASPEEAEASPEEAEEAEEESEEAEASPEESEEAEASPEESEEAEASPEESEEAEASPEESEEGEASPEESEEAEASPEESEEAEASPEESEEAEASPEEAEEAEASPEESEEAEASPEESEEGEASPEESEEGEEEPEQVEVDPTLLAELANILQEAEAAEKNQGALSHLLDALNWLITRLSNHILG